Proteins from a genomic interval of Verrucomicrobiota bacterium:
- the speA gene encoding biosynthetic arginine decarboxylase, with protein sequence MSDSTDASRPWDIQTARNLYNIHRWGAKYFDINEAGRVVATPLQEAGAAVDLTDVIEEAKARGLKFPVLIRFQDILRHRVESINQAFRSSITEYNYQGNYRGVFPIKVNQLREVVEEILDAGKPYSFGLEVGSKPELFAGLALQNLPDSLIICNGYKDSSFIRMALMGTKLGKKVIMVVEKLEELKQIIAVSRQVGVEPLLGIRSRLLSKGAGKWSESAGENAKFGLSTAELLSATELLKTENLSHCFKLLHFHIGSQVPDILTVKKAVQEAARFYAKLHKMGLAIQYLDVGGGLGVDYDGSRSAFDSSTNYTLQEYTNDIVYYIGDVCNAEKVPHPDIVSESGRAIVAHHSVLIVEAFGAIEKIRAANDLKYDENEHPLVRELLDIRKNLAKLNKLEAYHDAQERKEDAHNMFTLGLLDLPDKAKIESLYWEIGQEVAQSFRGQAYVPEEIRQLEDSLGDQYLCNFSVFQSLLDHWALGQLFPIMPVNRLNERPTREATLVDITCDSDGQINKFIDLRDVRDTLPLHKLITNGNGQIEPYYLGFFLMGAYQDIMGDLHNLFGRVNEVHVFLDADEAAGYYVEEIIEGNTIVQSLAAVQYDENELKRQMKAQIDEAIKSDKMKPSDAMRLLDDYERGLKEYTYLTF encoded by the coding sequence ATGAGCGATTCAACTGACGCCTCCCGACCGTGGGACATCCAGACCGCCCGCAACCTGTACAACATCCATCGCTGGGGAGCGAAATATTTTGACATCAACGAAGCGGGCCGCGTCGTGGCGACGCCCTTGCAGGAGGCTGGCGCGGCCGTGGACCTGACGGATGTCATCGAGGAGGCCAAGGCGCGCGGGTTGAAGTTTCCTGTGCTGATCCGCTTCCAGGACATCCTCCGGCATCGAGTGGAATCGATCAATCAGGCCTTTCGCAGCTCCATCACCGAATACAATTACCAGGGAAATTATCGCGGCGTATTCCCGATCAAGGTCAATCAATTGCGCGAGGTGGTGGAGGAGATTCTCGACGCGGGCAAGCCATACAGCTTCGGCTTGGAAGTCGGCAGCAAACCGGAATTGTTCGCCGGTCTGGCCCTGCAAAATCTGCCGGACAGCCTGATCATCTGCAACGGCTACAAGGATAGCAGCTTCATCAGGATGGCGCTGATGGGCACGAAGCTCGGTAAAAAAGTCATCATGGTGGTGGAGAAGCTGGAGGAGTTGAAACAAATCATCGCCGTCTCCCGGCAGGTCGGCGTTGAACCGCTCCTGGGCATCCGGTCGCGGTTGCTGAGCAAGGGCGCAGGGAAATGGTCGGAGAGCGCCGGTGAGAATGCGAAGTTCGGATTGAGCACCGCCGAACTCCTGAGCGCCACGGAGTTGTTGAAGACGGAGAATCTCAGCCACTGTTTCAAGCTGCTCCACTTCCACATCGGTTCGCAGGTGCCGGACATTCTCACGGTGAAGAAGGCGGTGCAGGAGGCGGCGCGCTTTTACGCCAAGCTGCACAAGATGGGTCTGGCAATCCAGTATCTCGATGTCGGCGGCGGCCTGGGTGTGGATTACGACGGCAGCCGCTCGGCGTTCGACAGTTCCACGAACTACACGTTGCAGGAATACACGAACGACATCGTTTATTACATCGGCGACGTTTGCAACGCGGAGAAGGTGCCGCATCCGGACATTGTCAGCGAGAGCGGGCGGGCCATCGTCGCCCACCACAGTGTGTTGATCGTCGAGGCGTTTGGAGCGATTGAGAAAATCCGCGCGGCCAACGATTTGAAATACGACGAGAACGAGCATCCGCTGGTCCGCGAGCTTTTGGACATCCGCAAGAACCTCGCCAAGCTGAACAAGCTGGAAGCCTATCACGACGCGCAGGAGCGGAAGGAGGACGCGCACAACATGTTCACGCTGGGTCTGCTGGACTTGCCGGACAAGGCGAAGATTGAAAGCCTTTACTGGGAGATCGGCCAGGAAGTGGCGCAGAGCTTTCGCGGCCAAGCTTACGTGCCGGAGGAAATCCGCCAACTCGAAGACAGTCTCGGCGACCAATACCTCTGCAATTTTTCCGTGTTCCAATCGCTGCTCGATCATTGGGCGCTCGGTCAGTTGTTTCCCATCATGCCGGTGAACCGCCTCAACGAACGGCCCACGCGCGAAGCGACGCTGGTGGACATCACCTGCGACTCGGACGGGCAGATCAACAAATTCATCGATCTGCGCGACGTGCGCGACACGTTGCCGTTACACAAGCTGATCACCAACGGCAATGGTCAGATCGAGCCGTACTATCTTGGCTTCTTTTTGATGGGCGCCTATCAGGACATCATGGGCGATCTGCACAATCTGTTCGGGCGCGTGAACGAGGTGCACGTCTTCCTCGATGCCGACGAAGCGGCCGGTTATTACGTGGAGGAAATTATCGAGGGCAACACCATCGTCCAGTCCTTGGCCGCAGTGCAGTACGACGAAAATGAATTGAAACGGCAAATGAAAGCGCAGATTGACGAAGCCATCAAATCCGACAAAATGAAACCATCCGACGCGAT
- a CDS encoding sugar phosphate isomerase/epimerase: MRIGFLTDTNIARLDWARQNGFGSIEWNQFESSPAGSRHSDWKPFAEQFAAEAASRNIRISAIAALYKNPLDPKQSEFARATFLRAIDVAAHIGVRTVAGFAGAVIELETNPKGGNPVYKPFENCLPQLLQFWEPIAKVAADKGVRLAFEHCPQGPYHLPIMHYNMLGQPAMWERLFNATKCENLGIEWDASHLMCQFIDPVTNIHRFGARIFHVHAKDAFINRQLLEVYGICHHGVAEHRFPGLGQANWAEIIHALLRAGYDSDLNIEGWHDPVYRDHDAAPPSDIKLSATNRQAGQKLEQDGLLIAKRWLEQFVPREPNR, from the coding sequence ATGCGCATCGGCTTTCTAACAGACACGAATATCGCTCGCCTCGACTGGGCGAGGCAAAACGGTTTCGGCTCCATCGAATGGAACCAGTTTGAGAGCAGCCCCGCCGGGTCGCGTCACTCCGACTGGAAACCTTTCGCCGAACAATTCGCCGCGGAAGCCGCATCCCGCAACATCCGTATTTCGGCCATCGCTGCGCTCTACAAGAATCCGCTCGACCCAAAGCAAAGCGAGTTCGCGCGCGCCACCTTTCTGCGGGCCATTGATGTCGCCGCGCACATCGGCGTGAGAACCGTGGCGGGTTTCGCCGGCGCGGTGATCGAATTGGAAACCAATCCCAAAGGCGGGAATCCGGTCTATAAACCCTTCGAGAATTGTTTGCCGCAGCTCCTGCAGTTCTGGGAGCCGATTGCGAAGGTCGCGGCGGACAAAGGCGTGCGTCTCGCCTTCGAGCATTGTCCGCAAGGGCCATATCACCTGCCGATCATGCACTACAACATGCTCGGCCAGCCGGCGATGTGGGAGCGGCTGTTCAACGCCACGAAGTGCGAGAACCTCGGCATCGAATGGGACGCCAGCCATTTGATGTGTCAATTCATCGATCCAGTGACGAACATCCACAGGTTCGGCGCGCGGATTTTTCACGTGCACGCCAAGGACGCGTTCATCAATCGTCAATTGCTCGAGGTTTATGGCATCTGCCATCACGGCGTCGCGGAGCATCGCTTCCCCGGTTTGGGTCAGGCGAACTGGGCGGAGATCATTCACGCCCTGTTGCGCGCTGGGTACGATTCGGACCTCAACATCGAAGGCTGGCACGATCCGGTGTATCGCGATCACGACGCAGCGCCGCCGTCGGACATCAAACTGTCCGCCACCAACCGCCAGGCTGGACAAAAACTGGAACAAGACGGTTTGCTCATCGCGAAACGCTGGCTGGAGCAGTTTGTTCCGCGTGAACCGAATCGTTAG
- a CDS encoding sugar phosphate isomerase/epimerase, with translation MKLGIINSAFEQIGIDTATGLEHIKRIGFDCVDIFTEAVGISKKEVSLVAKTCDQLGLPIISLPHSSLGLIDFAEPVREFHISRTKKFIDLANTWDAKNILLVLGEYIWQREVIPAADQWKWGIETCRRLGDYADKKRIDIALELEPFRLSLLNNVKEMVRFVDECNHPRVKANIDISHLVLSDTSPAEVKKLKGRAIHVHLSDCDGKVHGDLPPGRGVVKFVPYLQAIKELNIDGVVSIELEYAPDPKCIVAWVEEAYRETAKLMHLVGLRG, from the coding sequence TGGAGCACATCAAACGCATCGGTTTCGATTGCGTCGATATTTTTACCGAGGCGGTAGGCATCTCGAAAAAGGAAGTCAGCCTCGTCGCTAAAACTTGTGACCAGCTCGGTCTGCCCATCATCTCGCTGCCGCATAGCTCGCTCGGCTTGATTGATTTCGCCGAGCCGGTGCGGGAATTTCACATCTCGCGCACGAAGAAGTTCATTGACCTCGCCAACACCTGGGACGCGAAGAACATCCTGCTCGTACTCGGCGAATACATCTGGCAACGCGAAGTCATTCCCGCCGCCGACCAGTGGAAATGGGGCATCGAAACTTGCCGTCGCCTCGGCGATTACGCGGACAAAAAGAGAATCGACATCGCGCTCGAACTCGAACCGTTTCGCCTCAGCCTGCTCAACAACGTTAAAGAAATGGTCCGGTTCGTGGACGAGTGCAATCATCCGCGCGTCAAGGCGAACATCGACATCAGCCACTTGGTTCTTTCCGACACCAGCCCCGCCGAAGTGAAGAAGCTAAAAGGCAGGGCGATTCACGTTCACCTCAGTGATTGCGACGGCAAAGTCCACGGCGACCTGCCGCCCGGTCGCGGCGTTGTGAAGTTCGTTCCTTACCTGCAAGCGATCAAGGAGTTGAACATCGACGGCGTGGTCTCGATTGAACTCGAATACGCGCCCGACCCGAAATGCATCGTCGCGTGGGTCGAGGAAGCCTATCGCGAGACGGCGAAGTTGATGCACTTGGTGGGATTGCGCGGTTGA